One segment of Nostoc flagelliforme CCNUN1 DNA contains the following:
- the cobM gene encoding precorrin-4 C(11)-methyltransferase produces MSSSKSENLSYEKTLYAIEASVYIVGAGPGDPDLLTVKAQKLLAVADVILFADSLVPEQILELCRKDAEIIRTANQTLEEILAIMIDRVRSQHKSLVRLHSGDPSLYSAIHEQMHLLAEANIPFEVIPGISAFQAAAAKLKVELTVPGLVQTIILTRISGRTEVPATEELASLAAHQASLCLYLSARHVENAQAKLLEHYPAETPIAICFRVGWPDEKIKVVPLNEMAGCTHKEELIRTTLYIISPALSAAKGRSRLYHPEHSHLFRSSHH; encoded by the coding sequence GTGTCTTCTTCTAAAAGTGAAAATCTGAGTTATGAAAAAACACTATATGCCATAGAAGCATCTGTGTATATTGTGGGAGCAGGCCCTGGAGATCCTGATTTATTGACGGTGAAGGCGCAGAAACTACTAGCTGTTGCTGATGTGATTTTATTTGCTGATTCTTTAGTACCCGAACAGATTTTAGAACTTTGCCGAAAAGATGCGGAGATAATTAGAACTGCGAATCAGACTTTAGAAGAGATTTTAGCGATTATGATCGATAGAGTGCGATCGCAACACAAATCTCTAGTCCGTCTCCATTCTGGCGATCCTAGTCTCTACAGCGCCATTCACGAGCAAATGCACCTCCTCGCAGAGGCAAATATTCCTTTTGAAGTCATACCAGGTATCAGCGCCTTTCAAGCCGCAGCTGCCAAACTCAAAGTCGAACTGACTGTCCCCGGTTTAGTCCAAACCATCATTTTGACTCGGATCAGTGGACGTACAGAAGTCCCCGCCACTGAAGAATTAGCCTCTCTGGCGGCACATCAGGCTAGCCTCTGCCTGTATTTGAGTGCGCGTCACGTCGAAAATGCCCAAGCCAAACTACTCGAACATTACCCAGCCGAAACCCCCATTGCAATTTGCTTTCGCGTCGGATGGCCCGATGAAAAAATCAAGGTTGTCCCCCTGAATGAAATGGCAGGCTGCACTCATAAAGAAGAACTAATTCGCACTACACTTTATATAATCAGTCCAGCCCTCTCGGCAGCAAAAGGGCGATCGCGTTTATATCATCCCGAACATAGTCATCTATTTCGTTCATCTCATCACTGA
- the lgt gene encoding prolipoprotein diacylglyceryl transferase, whose product MALDFSTLPLAFQFTSPGPILVKLGPLSIRWYGLLIATAVLIGVILSQELAKRRNVNPELLGDLFFWLLIGAIPGARLYYVFFEWSKYAPTPGKIFAIWEGGIAIHGAILGGVLAALIFAKIKQVSFWQLADLVAPSLILGQAIGRWGNFFNSEAFGDPTNLPWKLYIPPDHRPLEYASFDYFHPTFLYESLWDLAVFALLITLFFRSLSGKPRLKVGTLFLVYWPAYSLGRLWIEGFRTDSLMLGPLRMAQVVSSLGILFGLVGLAWLYLLKRPLPDVVPTPKGDGERG is encoded by the coding sequence ATGGCACTGGATTTTTCCACCTTGCCCTTGGCGTTTCAATTTACTTCTCCAGGACCGATTCTGGTGAAATTAGGGCCACTCAGTATCCGTTGGTATGGCTTATTGATTGCCACAGCAGTGTTAATTGGCGTTATCCTTTCCCAGGAATTGGCAAAGCGTCGTAATGTTAATCCTGAGTTGTTAGGCGATTTATTCTTTTGGTTATTGATTGGGGCGATTCCTGGCGCACGGCTATATTACGTTTTTTTTGAGTGGTCAAAATATGCTCCAACTCCAGGAAAAATCTTTGCTATCTGGGAAGGAGGTATTGCCATTCATGGAGCAATTCTTGGTGGCGTTTTGGCTGCGTTAATCTTTGCCAAAATCAAGCAGGTTTCTTTTTGGCAACTGGCAGATTTAGTAGCGCCTTCGCTGATTTTAGGGCAAGCGATCGGACGTTGGGGCAATTTTTTTAATTCTGAAGCTTTTGGCGATCCTACAAATTTACCCTGGAAGCTGTATATTCCCCCAGATCATCGTCCTTTAGAGTATGCGAGTTTCGATTACTTCCATCCCACCTTCCTCTATGAATCTCTGTGGGATTTAGCGGTGTTTGCGCTACTAATAACGTTGTTTTTCCGGTCTTTGTCCGGTAAACCACGTTTGAAGGTAGGCACACTGTTTCTAGTTTACTGGCCAGCCTACAGCTTAGGACGCTTGTGGATTGAAGGTTTTCGCACTGATAGCCTGATGCTAGGGCCATTACGGATGGCACAAGTAGTCAGTAGTCTAGGAATTTTATTTGGATTAGTTGGATTAGCTTGGCTTTACTTACTCAAACGCCCTTTACCCGATGTAGTTCCTACTCCTAAGGGAGATGGGGAGAGGGGATGA
- a CDS encoding DUF6887 family protein, with amino-acid sequence MADFNYQAMTDEELRDWVRYHSQDVEAFHIFVDRLKH; translated from the coding sequence ATGGCAGATTTTAACTACCAAGCGATGACTGATGAAGAGTTGCGGGACTGGGTTCGCTACCATTCCCAAGATGTAGAAGCTTTCCACATTTTCGTGGATAGATTAAAGCACTGA
- a CDS encoding Ycf66 family protein, translated as MCGVILFFQCWRLDPILQFEQFLSLLLIIYFAIKDIVINAVYRNR; from the coding sequence ATGTGCGGAGTAATCTTGTTTTTTCAATGTTGGCGTTTAGATCCAATTCTTCAGTTTGAGCAATTTTTATCGTTGCTATTAATTATTTATTTCGCTATTAAAGATATTGTCATTAATGCAGTTTACAGAAATAGGTAA
- a CDS encoding FG-GAP repeat domain-containing protein, producing MSTFGPIFVAQSDNFSVVDGGWTSFDLYPRQLGDINGDGRDDIVGFGNSDVYAALGQSNGTFGPIFVAQSDNFSVVDGGWTSFDLYPRQLGDVNGDGRDDIVGFGNSDVYVSLGRSNGTFGPIFVAQDNNFTVVDGGWTSFNQYPRQLGDINGDGRDDIVGFGNSDVYVSLGQSNGTFGSIFVAQDNNFTVVDGGWTSFDLYPRQLGDVNGDGLDDIVGFGNSDVYVSLGQSNGTFRSIFVAQSDNFSVVDGGWTSFNQYPRQLADINGDGLDDIVGFGNSDVYAALGQTNGTFGPIFVAQSDNFSVVDGGWTSFNQYPRQLGDINGDGRNDIVGFGNADVYVALA from the coding sequence ATGAGCACTTTTGGTCCGATATTTGTCGCTCAAAGCGATAATTTTTCTGTCGTTGATGGCGGATGGACTAGCTTTGACCTATATCCGCGTCAGCTTGGTGATATCAACGGCGATGGTCGTGATGATATTGTCGGTTTTGGAAATAGTGATGTCTACGCCGCTCTAGGTCAAAGCAATGGCACTTTTGGCCCGATATTTGTCGCTCAAAGCGATAATTTTTCTGTCGTTGATGGCGGATGGACTAGCTTTGACCTATATCCACGTCAGCTTGGTGATGTTAACGGCGATGGTCGTGATGATATTGTCGGTTTTGGAAATAGTGATGTCTATGTCTCTCTAGGTAGAAGTAATGGCACTTTCGGTCCGATATTTGTCGCTCAGGACAATAATTTTACTGTCGTTGATGGTGGATGGACTAGCTTTAACCAATATCCGCGTCAGCTTGGTGATATCAACGGCGATGGTCGTGATGATATTGTCGGTTTTGGAAATAGTGATGTCTACGTCTCTCTAGGTCAGAGCAATGGGACTTTCGGTTCGATATTTGTCGCTCAGGACAATAATTTTACTGTCGTTGATGGCGGATGGACTAGCTTTGACCTATATCCACGTCAGCTTGGTGATGTCAACGGCGATGGTCTCGATGATATTGTCGGTTTTGGAAATAGTGATGTCTACGTCTCTCTAGGTCAGAGCAATGGGACTTTCCGTTCGATATTTGTCGCTCAAAGCGATAATTTTTCTGTCGTTGATGGCGGATGGACTAGCTTTAACCAATATCCGCGTCAGCTTGCTGATATTAACGGCGATGGTCTCGATGATATTGTCGGTTTTGGAAATAGTGATGTCTACGCCGCTCTAGGTCAAACTAATGGCACTTTCGGTCCGATATTTGTCGCTCAAAGCGATAATTTTTCTGTCGTTGATGGCGGATGGACTAGCTTTAACCAATATCCGCGCCAACTTGGCGATATCAACGGCGATGGTCGCAATGATATTGTTGGTTTTGGAAATGCTGATGTCTACGTCGCTCTAGCTTAA
- the coaD gene encoding pantetheine-phosphate adenylyltransferase: MIAIYPGSFDPITLGHLDLIGRGSRLFERVIVAVLRNPNKMPLFSVEQRLDQISLSTQHLPNIEVDSFDGLTVNYAQMRQAQVLLRGLRAVSDFEVELQMAHTNKTLSTQIETVFLATSNEYSFLSSSVVKEIARFGGSIDHLVPPHIALDIYQCYNQNSPMLNPISTEAISPLKSISVEREA; this comes from the coding sequence GTGATTGCTATTTATCCTGGTAGCTTCGACCCCATCACCTTGGGACACCTTGACCTCATCGGGCGCGGTAGTCGGCTGTTTGAGCGGGTAATTGTCGCTGTACTGCGGAACCCTAACAAAATGCCACTTTTTAGCGTGGAGCAACGGCTAGATCAGATCAGTCTTTCTACACAACATCTACCTAATATAGAAGTAGACAGCTTTGATGGTCTTACCGTCAACTATGCCCAAATGCGACAAGCACAAGTTTTGCTGCGGGGTTTACGGGCTGTGTCAGATTTTGAAGTGGAACTGCAAATGGCTCACACCAATAAAACTCTTTCTACCCAAATAGAAACAGTTTTTCTCGCAACCTCAAATGAGTATAGTTTTTTAAGTAGTAGTGTGGTAAAAGAGATTGCAAGGTTTGGTGGCTCTATCGATCATCTCGTTCCCCCACACATTGCCCTAGATATATACCAATGCTACAATCAGAACTCTCCAATGTTGAACCCAATCTCAACGGAAGCAATCTCCCCCCTCAAGAGCATCTCAGTGGAGAGGGAAGCATAG